AGTAGAAAGAGAAGAGCATGCATCTCTTGATATGGCCGGATCTTCATATAAATATATTTGTCAAACGCTTCTCTCGAGCATCTCTTGAtacctcttgaaggaatccAGCTTCTGCATTTTAATCTGTCTGTGGAATTTCCTAATAAACAAGTCGGCAACATGATCAATCTCGTCTTCCAGCTTGAAATTCTCTCCTTCTAATTCCTTGGAGTTCCTCACCAGATCGATGACCGATGACCCCGGGTCAGCCAGATCCAACTCATCCGGTTCCTCCGAGTCGAACAACGAGTGTGTCAAATCTGGGTACTCATCCTCCTCTTGGTTCTCCTCGTTCTCCTCCTCCACCTTGGTCATGATCAACTCGGTGAAAATCGGGTTGGAATGCAACTGGTTGGCCATAGAATTGAAGAGCACAATGGCATTATTATTATTGCTACAGCTGCTTTGATCGTCGGCGTCTTCCCTGCTGATCTTGATCTTGTAGGAGTCATCCTGTTGGCCGGGGACCAAAGCGTGAAGCTTGTGAGCGATGGATGACAACAACACTTTCTTATTCTTCAACATCGACAAGATGATGAGGCGAGTCTTGATGGCGCTCGTCTTGTTCTTCAAAGCCAACGATTTGGCCTTAACCACTGAGCTCAATACAGAGATTATCTGCTTCAAGAACACAGAAGCTCTGTTCTTCATcttttctgctgctgctgctgctgctgatgatgatgatcgaTCTGATCAGAAGAATTAATTCCGATATATATGATGTTATATGGAAAAGTACGTAATTGGTACCCAAATTAACCAATTAGGAAAGATGGATAGAAAATCCAACAAGAGCACGCACTAGAAACTTGAAACCCAATAATTCATTCAGAAACTggaaggaatatatatataagaacgTAATAACTTCACTCGCTCACTCACTCTGAGATCGAGTTGAAACGTCGATTAAATAAAGAACCTTACAAGCAGTGTTTGGCATGAAGGATTCCAAGAGGGCCGATGGGTTTATATAGAGCAAACTTGTGAGCTGCTGcttgcttttcttctttttcccttaatagTTTTTAGGGATTATTTGCTTTCTTCTCGAAATGGGATTCTACAATCTACAGAGTCTacacagagagacagagagagagagagagagaaaaagaaagaaagaaaaggtggAACAGATCTGGGTTAGGGAAAGTGAAAAAAGGAGCAATAAAGTTAAAAGCCGATAAATATGATACGTGGCAGGAAGCCGTTGGGTAAGGCAGTGGGCGGGATCTGGACTCGGCTGTGGTCCTGTGggaaatatatatttttggagggggaggggagtggGCGGTGGCGGGGAACTTTTGCTTTTTCTAGAAAAAAGGTTTAGGGGTAGGGGAGATTTGTAATTtgtaattatcttttatttgatcACATTGACAAGCTAAAAATATTTCAATTattacaaaacaaaacaaaacaaaaaaaaaaaaaaaaaccatttatttCAATTGTGAATTGCATTATTATTCCATTCTATGTTGAACATAAGGAAATTgtttatataataaaaatataatttggaAAATTAGGTAAGGATTATGTCGTTATGTTAGGGTTCATACCACCCAAGTTTACCATGTGGTAATGAATAGTCGCTTGGATTGGGTTTAGCATTACCAACTTGgatgataataataattttattaatattattgtTGTTTCATTCTATTCAAATACAAAATGCCATATGATGGCACACTAATTATGAATCCAGGTTCGTGGTTGTATATGTCAATTATACATAATTTCTTTCACTTAAGAAATACTAAAAAAATCtttaatcatgtaattttttgtttttggcagACTTTACTCATGTAACACGTGAAAGCAAAAGTAGAATGCTAATTTTCtcatatcccccccccccccccaacccacaACATTTGATTTTACTGATTAGATGAATTAAACCTTAATAAGCTTTActtatccacaaaatttagATCCCAATCTAAGATATTTGATTTGTGTAGGAAACACTTGTTTGATATATAGTGCTTTGGTAGCATGAACCCACCATGCACCCATGCTCCATGCTGTACATATGGACATAAAACAAAGGTATattaattaaagggaaaatgatgagaaattaaagaaagacTAAAGATCGAATCGAATTGTTATTTCATTCATTAGTTATAGAAGTACGTGATATAATATAACGTGTCGTCCAAAAGTGACAAGGAGTGGTTTTCCCTAACTTGTAGTCTAAATGTGGAAAATATTCGTATacttttaagatttttttttaatcaaaagctTATGAAACACTTCTCCTAGCTATATATGTTCTTTGTTGGTTTGGGTAAAATGTTGGACACAGTTTTGGCTTTTGAAGGCCATTCAAAACCGTttcaattatattttattttgatatacAAAAAGACTCAAAGTATGTAACAATATCGAAAAGGAAACTATATTAATTTGTAACCAAAGCATGGTTACAAATAGTTATTAATCCTACTTTTTGTACAATTTTATATCCTAGGTAAGTTGCCTCAACCCTAGAAATTGCATAAGTTGTAAGGTTTTATTGTTTATAGTTTGAGTTatctctgtttcttttcttcttcttctttttttttttgggggggggggggggtggtaaaGGATTTATCTTTGTTTCCAAGTTAAATGATTTTTGATTTGTCTCAGCTTTCAAATGAAGTTCATAATATATGATTTTAGGTCTGAATTTTCGTATTGGTGTTTTTtgcctttcttctcttttaaatTCCATTTTTCTGAGTaggcaaggggggggggggggaaatactAATTTTAACTCTTTATTGtgagaaatgaaatgaattgaAAGCACATAAAGAAGGCAAAAGGAGAAGTTGGAGATGCCAATGGTTTtgttaaaagataaaaaggggGAAGAATAAAGGAGAAAATTAACTAAGAAAGGAGCTTAGAGAATAAAGCTGCTCTCCATGCACTCTCAAATCTCAATAAACTATTACTATTGGCACTTGGGGTACGTGGAAGGACCttaataattaattagttaGATGTTTTAAGCATAGGGTTGCACCtcattattaattaattaattaatagaaCGTAGATTACTTACTTTTGGCACTTTGGGGGTGGGGTTGTGGTTTCCAGGAaatgagaagaaggaagaacgCATGCTTCTCTTTCCATCAatgacttcctcttcttcagTGATGCGTGGGAGGGGGAGGCTCTGTAAGCTTTTTGGTTGTCacactcacaaacacacacatacataAAAAGCACTTCAATTTGACCTTAGTTTACAGAATTGCATAAAGGAGCcactttatatatattttttaatttaatctgGAGAGCTGTAAAGCTTTTCCCCGCAAATACAATAACCCTCTATATATAAAGAATATGTTTTTAAATCTTAAAgcccaaaaaacagaaaaaaaacaaactattaTATGCAAAGGTGCCGAACTTCATCCATCACATTGAAATTCTATTCTGTGACTGGAACATTTAGACGTCTTGGATACCAATCAGACGGTTTAAAAAGCAGGAATACATATTATTATACACACTTTggagtaggggtgtaaatgaataataGAAAttcgttttcgtatccgtgtccgtatctgtttagcactatccaaaagttaaacggatgcgaatacggataggctatagctatccgaaaagctatatttacatgtaaacagataaaatattcgatctatatccgtatccatatctgtttaacactatccgaatccgtccgatagctaatcggatgcggatgtgtatatagcactatccgagccgaatccgatccgtttacaaccctagttTGGAGTGGACGACGTATATTGGAAATATCTCTTCTCCTCATCATCCAAGGTTCGGATCCCATGGTACATGGTTGTGTGACACACTAGACTACTAGAGGATAAAATCCCATGAAGCTAGGTACATTACCGTAGTAGCATCACGTACGTACAGGTAAAGtgtgtgttatttatttatttatacgGATTATATATATAGTACAAATTAAGGCAAACATGCAAaatcttaattaattattaaattaagGGTACAATACGATAAATGGCACATATATGTTGGCCACCTACGGCCATTGGGGTGTCCCTTTGGTCCTCCCTGCTCCTCGTTCAGCGccccaattatatatatatatatatataaatgagaCACAAGTTGTTACCCCAAATCAAGACATCTCTCTTGTCTTTCCTCCGGCCTATATCAAATTCAATTGCCATAATAATTAATACTAGCATTAGACCTGTGTAATCTAATGCACACATATGATTATGAAGGGATGAAAGCAATTCACTAATTAAAATGATTGGATTCATCATTTtcatcttaggattaatatatatatcctgcatgtaaaatagaaaggggaataaAATTTAGATAGTGATCCACGCATGGTTTGTAATCCAGGAATCGATTAAAATGGGTCAAAACAATCAAAAAAAGTCACACATATTGAATCGTGTCGGACGATACAACCCCGAATAGACCGATCCAGGGAGCGATCCACTAATACCTGGCTGGATTGATCATTAATTGGCATCAGTTTGGACCGATATCAAAATCgatacacagagagagagagagagagagagaggtagatcAATGTTATAGTGTATTATATATAGGTTTGTAATTATAACCCATGTCCCATGCATAATAATCTTCTCTATT
The nucleotide sequence above comes from Telopea speciosissima isolate NSW1024214 ecotype Mountain lineage chromosome 3, Tspe_v1, whole genome shotgun sequence. Encoded proteins:
- the LOC122653592 gene encoding uncharacterized protein LOC122653592, producing MKNRASVFLKQIISVLSSVVKAKSLALKNKTSAIKTRLIILSMLKNKKVLLSSIAHKLHALVPGQQDDSYKIKISREDADDQSSCSNNNNAIVLFNSMANQLHSNPIFTELIMTKVEEENEENQEEDEYPDLTHSLFDSEEPDELDLADPGSSVIDLVRNSKELEGENFKLEDEIDHVADLFIRKFHRQIKMQKLDSFKRYQEMLERSV